From a single Ruegeria sp. HKCCD4315 genomic region:
- a CDS encoding MmgE/PrpD family protein has protein sequence MQSKLDAEQTVAKPNVLNFSERLAEWATQSDLGVDAEVREQARFTLIDTLSCMVLGATERQATAASDAMLFGLRQGSVPPVGGGEMLSITGAALANGARAAALDFDDYELSGSSHASAPVLSALLSLAHKVPMTIDEMNDAWIVGYETIIWMGKALGYGHYDIGWHSTSTLGPIGTAAAVSKALGLSARQMSNAMALAVSSSSGLLTQIGYDAKALHTGLAAEAGLRAALLGRADATGNCNLWDSEFGFTKVYGTPESIGFREMMKTMELGQAVQQYPVIRKLWPSCAYTQRPIYGAIELSQQIKHPSDIASVKIRMPAPFHRVAGFGVPDNDAEARFSVRYCIAVGLLEGRVVPGDFEPDGFNDPQRRELTASIELDLYDLPKGDTGDIGPTTPETITVELKDGQVISHEMTFVPGGASMPMTKADLMQKVRACGCSVELAQAYLAAHGDTPLLDTGLLGQVSPPMMARAG, from the coding sequence ATGCAATCGAAACTCGACGCAGAGCAAACCGTGGCAAAACCAAATGTGCTGAACTTCTCGGAGCGTCTTGCGGAATGGGCAACGCAGTCGGACCTTGGCGTTGACGCCGAAGTGAGAGAACAGGCGCGTTTCACGCTGATCGACACATTGTCCTGTATGGTTTTGGGCGCGACAGAGCGTCAGGCCACTGCGGCATCGGATGCAATGCTTTTTGGCCTGAGACAGGGGTCAGTTCCGCCGGTTGGTGGCGGTGAGATGCTGTCGATAACCGGTGCAGCGCTGGCCAATGGCGCGCGTGCAGCGGCGCTGGACTTCGACGATTACGAACTGTCCGGGTCCAGTCACGCAAGCGCGCCGGTTCTGAGTGCTTTGCTGAGCCTTGCTCACAAGGTGCCGATGACAATTGACGAAATGAATGACGCCTGGATCGTAGGGTATGAGACCATCATCTGGATGGGCAAAGCGCTGGGATACGGTCACTACGACATCGGGTGGCACTCGACATCCACATTGGGTCCGATTGGGACAGCTGCCGCAGTGTCCAAGGCACTTGGGCTGTCGGCGCGGCAAATGTCCAATGCTATGGCGCTTGCGGTGTCGTCTTCTTCCGGGTTGCTGACACAGATCGGCTATGACGCCAAAGCGCTTCATACCGGATTGGCGGCGGAAGCTGGGCTGAGGGCGGCGCTTTTGGGTCGCGCGGACGCAACTGGAAACTGTAATCTGTGGGATTCCGAGTTTGGGTTTACAAAGGTTTACGGCACACCGGAATCCATTGGTTTTCGTGAAATGATGAAGACGATGGAACTGGGCCAGGCTGTTCAACAGTACCCGGTTATCCGAAAGCTGTGGCCGAGCTGCGCCTACACACAACGCCCAATTTACGGTGCGATTGAGTTGAGCCAACAGATCAAACACCCAAGCGATATCGCTTCTGTCAAAATCCGCATGCCCGCGCCGTTCCATCGCGTTGCAGGCTTTGGTGTACCGGACAACGACGCCGAGGCCCGCTTTTCGGTGCGGTACTGTATCGCCGTTGGTTTACTGGAAGGCCGCGTCGTCCCCGGCGACTTTGAGCCAGACGGATTCAACGATCCTCAGCGTCGCGAACTGACAGCTTCGATCGAGCTGGATCTGTACGATCTGCCGAAAGGTGACACTGGTGACATCGGTCCGACAACCCCGGAAACGATCACAGTCGAACTCAAAGACGGTCAAGTGATCAGCCATGAAATGACTTTTGTTCCTGGCGGTGCGTCCATGCCCATGACCAAAGCCGACTTAATGCAAAAGGTGCGCGCCTGCGGCTGCTCGGTCGAATTGGCACAGGCATATCTGGCGGCACATGGCGATACGCCTTTGTTGGACACCGGATTGCTTGGTCAGGTGTCGCCCCCAATGATGGCGCGCGCGGGATGA
- a CDS encoding GlxA family transcriptional regulator: MYLESKPITRCREGEHPSAAGHSAGVAQKRHFYFLLLPGSNMLDFAAGIEPLRAANSVTGETGYTWSIMTETGAHATCSNGIEIPAQTGLCTTRHSDYVIVCSGNAGYLEARPETLQWLRRHARFGGRVAAIGTGAFTLARAGLANEAQLTLHWSLAPVFEEMFPKLDCLPSRVVADDGVASSAGGTAGLDLTLSIIESDFDNGTAQKVADYCVHDFDCHSNRSQRQAMSKMAGSRNPAFLSILKKMEDSLQDPIPVDELIEDEKISRRQIERLFNKHLKTSPSRYYRNLRLDRARVLLRGTDLSIIDVAVATGFASIVNFSKAYKTRFGERPTADRSAA, encoded by the coding sequence ATGTATCTTGAGTCAAAACCCATCACCCGGTGCCGGGAGGGCGAGCACCCAAGCGCTGCCGGACATTCTGCGGGCGTTGCGCAGAAGCGCCATTTTTATTTTCTGCTGCTTCCCGGTTCCAACATGCTGGATTTTGCGGCTGGGATCGAACCGCTGCGGGCCGCCAATTCCGTTACGGGGGAAACAGGTTACACCTGGTCGATTATGACCGAGACCGGCGCGCATGCAACGTGTTCGAACGGAATCGAAATCCCTGCGCAGACAGGCCTGTGTACAACGCGACATTCAGATTACGTGATTGTATGCTCGGGGAATGCCGGGTACTTGGAAGCCCGTCCCGAAACCCTGCAATGGTTGCGTAGACATGCCAGATTCGGCGGTCGGGTTGCTGCGATTGGAACCGGCGCGTTTACATTGGCGCGGGCCGGGCTGGCAAACGAAGCGCAATTGACGTTGCACTGGTCACTGGCCCCGGTCTTTGAAGAAATGTTCCCAAAATTGGACTGTTTGCCGTCGCGGGTTGTGGCTGATGACGGTGTGGCCTCAAGCGCTGGGGGCACTGCAGGCCTGGATTTGACTCTGTCCATCATCGAGTCGGATTTCGACAACGGCACCGCTCAGAAAGTGGCGGATTATTGCGTCCACGACTTCGACTGCCACAGCAACCGGTCGCAACGCCAGGCCATGTCGAAAATGGCCGGATCCCGGAACCCCGCGTTTCTGAGTATCCTCAAGAAAATGGAGGACTCGCTGCAGGACCCAATTCCGGTCGATGAACTTATCGAAGACGAAAAAATCTCAAGACGGCAGATCGAACGTTTGTTCAACAAACACCTCAAGACAAGCCCGTCCCGATATTATCGCAATTTGCGTCTTGATCGGGCGCGGGTGTTGCTGCGCGGTACTGATCTGTCCATCATTGATGTTGCCGTCGCGACAGGGTTCGCCAGTATCGTCAATTTCTCGAAAGCCTACAAAACGAGATTTGGCGAGCGTCCAACGGCAGACCGATCAGCCGCGTAA
- a CDS encoding NAD(P)/FAD-dependent oxidoreductase, with protein sequence MTNYGVIIVGAGQAGCSAAVKLRNLGYDKPIALIGEEAHPPYQRPPLSKAYLLGELPRDRLFLRPESFFDEHQIDLHLNQQVTEISADNQTLVCGDQTLAFEHLVLATGSTPNRLPESIGGTLPGTYTIRGIADIDAIAPEFKQGRKIVIIGGGYIGLEVAAVAAKLDLEVTLIEAAPRILQRVAAPETAQYFRDLHDANNVRIFEDTKIARVTGVERADGVELANGEVIPADFVVFGIGITPNTALAEAAGVDVENGIKTDTWGRTSHPCIWAAGDCATFPHGDAQIRLESVGNAIDQAEAVAENIMGATKPYEAKPWFWSDQYHVKLQIAGLNAGYDQVVSREGEDGSTSVWYYRDAQLIAADAMNDPRAYMVAKRLIESGKSPHPQMVADTATDLKSLLKV encoded by the coding sequence ATGACCAATTACGGTGTCATCATTGTGGGGGCGGGGCAAGCTGGTTGCTCCGCTGCCGTCAAACTGCGCAATCTTGGTTATGACAAGCCAATTGCCCTGATCGGTGAAGAGGCGCACCCGCCCTATCAGCGGCCGCCTCTTTCCAAAGCTTATCTTCTGGGCGAGCTGCCGCGTGACCGTCTTTTCCTGAGGCCCGAAAGCTTCTTTGACGAGCATCAGATCGACCTGCACCTGAACCAGCAAGTCACCGAGATATCGGCAGACAACCAGACACTTGTTTGTGGCGACCAAACGCTGGCGTTTGAGCATCTGGTCCTCGCAACCGGCTCGACCCCCAACCGCCTGCCCGAGAGCATCGGTGGTACTCTGCCCGGGACCTATACAATCCGTGGCATCGCCGACATCGATGCAATTGCGCCCGAGTTCAAGCAAGGGCGAAAGATCGTCATCATTGGCGGGGGCTATATTGGCCTGGAAGTTGCTGCCGTTGCTGCAAAGCTTGATCTTGAAGTTACACTGATCGAAGCCGCTCCGCGCATTTTGCAGCGGGTTGCTGCCCCGGAAACCGCTCAGTACTTCCGCGACCTGCACGATGCCAACAACGTACGCATTTTTGAAGATACCAAGATTGCACGCGTTACCGGAGTAGAGCGCGCAGACGGGGTGGAGCTTGCCAATGGTGAGGTGATCCCGGCCGATTTTGTTGTTTTCGGGATCGGCATCACGCCAAACACGGCCCTTGCCGAAGCCGCCGGTGTAGACGTTGAAAACGGCATCAAGACAGACACATGGGGCCGCACCTCGCATCCTTGTATCTGGGCGGCAGGAGACTGTGCGACGTTTCCGCATGGTGATGCACAGATCCGCCTGGAAAGCGTCGGCAACGCCATTGATCAGGCCGAAGCGGTTGCTGAGAACATCATGGGTGCAACCAAGCCTTATGAAGCAAAACCCTGGTTTTGGTCTGATCAGTACCATGTGAAGCTTCAGATTGCTGGTCTGAATGCCGGCTACGATCAGGTCGTTTCTCGTGAAGGCGAGGATGGGTCGACTTCAGTCTGGTACTACCGCGATGCCCAGCTTATCGCCGCGGATGCGATGAACGACCCGCGCGCCTACATGGTTGCGAAACGGCTGATCGAATCCGGAAAATCCCCGCATCCCCAGATGGTTGCGGATACAGCTACTGATCTCAAATCACTTCTTAAAGTCTGA
- a CDS encoding alcohol dehydrogenase family protein, with amino-acid sequence MGTNTGARRVRPKNLIQDMDQMIPETMKAVVMNGHGGLDMLEYRDMPTPTPEKGEVLIKVGACGLNNTDINTRTAWYSKKVDAVLGSGAADGFDEASGDDGTWGSGSLNFPVIQGADVAGEIVAVGEGVDPARVGERVMIDPWLLSHGDWLNPENSGYFGSEADGGYAEYTKVRAANAVPVNSSLSDAELATFPCAYTTAENLVQRTAPRPGEVVVITGASGGVGSAAIQLCRLRGCKVIAIASLSKAEMLHELGAAHVIDRNTVDLEAAIRDAAGGPVDIALDVVGSPMFMALINALRQGGRYSTSGCIAGQMAEFDLRQLVYKDLQLTGATICPAGTMQRVVGMIETGALKPLLAAIYPLEDLAKAQEAFVQKTHVGNIVVTP; translated from the coding sequence GTGGGCACCAACACAGGTGCCCGCCGCGTTAGGCCAAAGAACTTAATTCAGGACATGGACCAGATGATCCCGGAAACGATGAAAGCCGTTGTGATGAATGGTCACGGCGGATTGGACATGCTGGAATACCGCGACATGCCCACGCCGACGCCCGAAAAGGGTGAGGTGCTGATCAAGGTCGGGGCCTGTGGTCTTAACAATACTGATATCAACACGCGCACAGCCTGGTATTCCAAGAAAGTGGATGCCGTTCTGGGCAGCGGCGCGGCGGATGGTTTTGACGAAGCCAGCGGCGATGACGGCACCTGGGGCAGCGGGTCGTTGAACTTCCCCGTCATTCAGGGCGCCGACGTGGCTGGTGAAATCGTTGCCGTTGGCGAAGGCGTTGATCCCGCACGCGTCGGCGAACGAGTGATGATCGACCCCTGGTTGCTGAGCCATGGGGATTGGCTGAACCCTGAAAACTCGGGCTATTTCGGGTCCGAGGCGGATGGGGGCTATGCCGAATACACCAAGGTGCGCGCGGCCAATGCGGTGCCCGTTAACAGCAGCCTGAGCGATGCGGAACTGGCCACTTTCCCTTGCGCCTATACGACCGCGGAAAATCTGGTTCAGCGCACTGCTCCGCGTCCGGGTGAGGTCGTGGTGATCACAGGCGCGTCCGGTGGCGTGGGCTCGGCCGCTATTCAGTTATGCCGCCTACGCGGTTGCAAGGTGATCGCGATTGCCAGCCTCTCGAAGGCCGAAATGCTGCATGAACTGGGCGCAGCCCATGTCATCGACCGTAACACCGTTGATCTGGAAGCCGCTATTCGCGACGCCGCAGGCGGGCCGGTCGACATCGCGCTTGATGTGGTCGGATCACCGATGTTTATGGCGCTGATCAACGCTTTGCGTCAGGGTGGGCGTTACTCCACATCAGGGTGCATCGCTGGTCAAATGGCCGAATTCGACCTGCGTCAGCTGGTCTACAAGGACCTGCAGCTGACCGGTGCAACCATCTGCCCGGCGGGCACAATGCAGCGTGTGGTTGGCATGATCGAAACCGGCGCTTTGAAGCCTCTGTTGGCGGCGATCTATCCGCTGGAAGATCTCGCGAAGGCTCAAGAGGCGTTCGTTCAGAAAACGCATGTTGGAAATATCGTGGTGACACCCTAA
- a CDS encoding LysR substrate-binding domain-containing protein, translated as MTTHKLPPLHALHVFETVARLGGVRAAAAELNVTPPAVSHQLDKLEGFLGAPLFIRRGRNLVLTEGAHDYLTEVRPGLEAIGRATSVATQQSQREILTIAAPPTLTAMWLMPKLHGFSELYPDFDIRLLDRMTFNPEERGIDVAIEYRFEADPDLVSLQFLPDELVALTSTDYAEANALRALDDLKGATLIETERRLTSWKKVLAGRSWLRRQRFFSVSYSLHAFEAAARGIGVALGNRANAERMLAEGRLCIPFELPSETVPPAPRYFLSAVSHRQRQPRVRAFWDWLVVEAAM; from the coding sequence ATGACGACTCACAAACTCCCTCCCCTTCACGCGTTACATGTGTTTGAAACCGTCGCCCGTCTGGGCGGTGTCCGGGCAGCCGCAGCCGAGTTGAACGTAACCCCCCCAGCAGTCAGCCATCAGTTGGACAAATTGGAAGGATTTCTTGGGGCACCCTTGTTCATTCGCCGAGGGCGCAATCTGGTTCTCACCGAAGGCGCGCATGATTATCTGACAGAAGTCCGCCCCGGCCTAGAAGCGATTGGGCGTGCGACATCGGTTGCGACCCAACAATCTCAACGTGAAATTCTGACAATTGCGGCCCCGCCTACGCTGACCGCAATGTGGCTGATGCCCAAACTGCACGGGTTCTCGGAACTGTATCCCGATTTTGACATTCGTCTTCTCGATCGGATGACATTCAACCCCGAAGAACGAGGCATTGATGTTGCCATTGAATATAGGTTCGAGGCCGACCCGGATTTGGTTTCACTGCAGTTTTTGCCAGACGAACTCGTTGCGTTGACCAGTACAGATTATGCTGAGGCGAACGCATTGCGGGCTTTGGATGACCTGAAAGGCGCGACGCTGATAGAAACTGAAAGGCGTCTGACGTCATGGAAAAAAGTGCTGGCAGGGCGATCCTGGCTGCGTCGTCAGCGTTTCTTTTCGGTCAGTTACTCATTGCACGCATTCGAGGCAGCAGCCCGAGGGATCGGCGTGGCTTTGGGCAATCGGGCCAATGCCGAGAGGATGCTGGCCGAAGGGCGACTGTGCATTCCCTTTGAACTGCCTTCCGAAACCGTGCCCCCTGCCCCGCGCTATTTCCTGAGCGCGGTTTCCCACCGCCAACGTCAGCCAAGGGTTCGCGCCTTCTGGGACTGGCTGGTCGTAGAGGCCGCGATGTAG
- a CDS encoding aminotransferase class III-fold pyridoxal phosphate-dependent enzyme encodes MEDFSNAYPSHDPEWVKDMHADHYLQSWSKQGSRPRVITGAQGSWFWDSDGKRYLDFQSQLVNANMGHQHPKIVQAIKDQADKLCYIGPAMGSDVRSEMAAIMNEITPANITSTFFTTGGSAANETAIRLARHYTGRTKIIARYRSYHGATGGTLSLTGDPRHHLTRADMPGVVRMLDPYVYRLPTGHTDPAKCPVAQGGPHLEEILMYENPNTVAAVILEPIVGTNGIIVPPDGYLQSIKETCEKHGILLIADEVMAGFGRTGKWFAVDHWGVQPDIITSAKGINSGYVPLGTMSVSTELHNWLRDTPMPGGLTYAGHPLACASGIAAIRAMQDEGALENATAMGEKMRAELAKMAEKHPSIGDIRGKGMFNGIELVKNRDTREPLVPFAAKGPDAKPMTDMMSFAMNEGLYLSFYSNVVRLTPPLNISEEDLMTGLEILDRTLDIADCECV; translated from the coding sequence ATGGAAGATTTCAGCAACGCCTACCCCTCACATGATCCTGAATGGGTCAAAGACATGCACGCAGATCACTATCTGCAAAGCTGGTCGAAACAAGGCAGCCGCCCGCGCGTCATCACCGGCGCGCAGGGCAGCTGGTTCTGGGACAGCGATGGCAAGCGCTATCTCGATTTCCAAAGCCAGTTGGTGAACGCCAATATGGGCCACCAGCACCCTAAGATCGTTCAGGCGATCAAGGATCAGGCCGATAAGTTGTGCTATATCGGCCCCGCCATGGGTTCGGATGTACGTTCGGAAATGGCGGCGATCATGAATGAGATCACGCCCGCGAACATCACTTCGACCTTCTTCACAACCGGCGGCTCGGCAGCGAACGAAACCGCGATCCGTCTGGCACGGCACTATACCGGGCGCACCAAAATCATTGCGCGCTATCGCTCGTATCACGGGGCGACCGGTGGCACGCTGTCCCTGACAGGCGACCCGCGCCATCACCTGACCCGGGCCGATATGCCGGGCGTGGTGCGGATGCTGGACCCCTATGTCTATCGCCTGCCGACTGGTCACACCGACCCGGCGAAATGCCCGGTGGCGCAGGGTGGTCCGCATCTGGAAGAGATCCTGATGTACGAAAACCCCAACACGGTGGCGGCTGTCATTTTGGAGCCGATCGTGGGCACCAACGGCATCATCGTGCCCCCCGATGGCTACCTGCAATCGATCAAAGAAACCTGCGAAAAACACGGCATCCTGCTGATCGCGGATGAGGTCATGGCTGGGTTTGGTCGTACCGGTAAATGGTTCGCCGTCGATCACTGGGGCGTGCAGCCCGACATCATCACCAGCGCCAAGGGCATCAACTCGGGCTATGTGCCGCTGGGCACCATGTCGGTCTCGACCGAGCTGCACAACTGGCTGCGCGACACTCCGATGCCGGGCGGTCTGACCTATGCCGGTCACCCGCTGGCCTGTGCGTCGGGCATTGCCGCAATTCGCGCCATGCAGGACGAAGGTGCGCTGGAAAACGCCACTGCGATGGGTGAGAAGATGCGCGCCGAACTGGCCAAGATGGCCGAAAAGCATCCCAGCATCGGCGACATTCGCGGAAAGGGCATGTTCAACGGTATCGAGCTGGTCAAGAACCGCGACACGCGCGAGCCGCTGGTTCCGTTTGCCGCGAAAGGCCCGGACGCCAAACCGATGACGGACATGATGAGCTTTGCGATGAACGAGGGCCTGTACCTGTCGTTCTACTCAAACGTCGTTCGCCTAACACCGCCGCTGAACATCAGCGAAGAGGATCTGATGACCGGTCTGGAGATACTGGATCGTACCCTCGACATCGCTGACTGCGAGTGTGTTTGA
- a CDS encoding enolase C-terminal domain-like protein, protein MKIIRIAAWEVPLTSHDTYYMADGKTCDTTTSVVLRLDTDTGLSGWGEVCPIPHYLPAYAKGVIPAITELAPVLIGTDPVGPETVMEQVNRFLQGHVYAKSALDTALWDLTGQAAGLPVHRLLGGRQVKDMPLYHSITCVAPDEMARMAQDAFDKGMRQFQVKLGADGEWQTDVERLAKVRETVGPGPLVYGDWNCGSDALNAIRVGRAVAHLDVMLEQPCATLEECAHVQRVTGLPMKIDENAYDVASVIAAHQAGCMQAVALKLSKMSGLSAMRQIRDVCLTLGTQMCIEDTWGSDITTAALLHLAASTPARGIMNTCDLSHYVGPRLAPDGPVRENGRITPPEGPGLGVTPDADALGQPVTIID, encoded by the coding sequence GTGAAGATCATCCGCATTGCAGCTTGGGAAGTTCCGCTGACTAGCCATGACACCTACTACATGGCAGATGGGAAAACCTGCGACACCACAACCTCGGTTGTGCTGCGTCTCGACACCGATACGGGCTTGTCTGGCTGGGGTGAGGTCTGCCCGATCCCGCATTACCTGCCTGCCTATGCCAAGGGCGTGATCCCCGCCATCACTGAGTTGGCCCCGGTTCTGATCGGCACCGACCCGGTGGGGCCGGAAACCGTAATGGAGCAGGTGAACCGGTTTCTACAGGGTCATGTATACGCGAAGTCCGCGCTGGATACTGCGCTCTGGGATCTGACAGGGCAAGCCGCGGGTCTACCTGTTCACCGCCTTCTGGGGGGTCGGCAGGTCAAGGACATGCCGCTCTATCACTCAATCACCTGCGTGGCCCCGGACGAAATGGCCCGCATGGCGCAAGATGCGTTTGACAAGGGCATGCGCCAGTTTCAGGTCAAGCTGGGGGCTGATGGCGAGTGGCAGACGGATGTTGAGCGACTGGCGAAAGTGCGCGAGACCGTTGGTCCGGGCCCATTGGTCTATGGCGACTGGAACTGTGGCAGCGATGCGCTGAACGCGATCCGTGTCGGTCGCGCCGTCGCTCATCTGGATGTCATGCTCGAGCAACCTTGCGCGACGCTCGAGGAATGCGCCCATGTGCAGCGGGTCACTGGCCTGCCGATGAAAATCGACGAAAACGCGTATGACGTCGCCTCGGTCATCGCAGCGCATCAGGCCGGTTGTATGCAGGCTGTTGCATTGAAGCTGTCCAAAATGAGTGGCTTGTCCGCCATGCGGCAAATCCGCGATGTCTGTCTGACGCTGGGTACTCAGATGTGTATCGAGGATACCTGGGGCAGCGACATCACCACCGCCGCGCTTCTGCATCTGGCCGCTTCGACCCCTGCGCGCGGAATCATGAACACCTGCGACCTGAGCCACTATGTCGGCCCACGTCTGGCCCCCGATGGTCCGGTGCGTGAAAACGGCCGCATTACCCCGCCCGAAGGGCCCGGTCTGGGCGTCACGCCCGACGCCGACGCTTTGGGCCAGCCTGTCACCATTATCGATTGA
- a CDS encoding MaoC family dehydratase N-terminal domain-containing protein → MMLQAVDSWIGRSQTHEDSLRAEPAQFMQATIGREPTLENGDVLPPLWHWLYFLEAKPADELGRDGHPKKGGFLPPVALPRRMWAGGRFEFLAPVPIGDQVKKRSTIKHIAEKNGRSGSLCFVTVLHEVFLGDGTLALTEEHDIVYREDPHPDAPKPMPAQAPDQAEVSEVISPTQVMLFRYSALTFNGHRVHYDVDYARSVEGYDGLVFHGPLTATLLVDLAQRTMGKAPKTFEFRGTAPLAGMNPFHIEGVRENNTMQLWARRHDGAKAMQATATF, encoded by the coding sequence ATGATGTTGCAAGCCGTAGACTCCTGGATCGGACGTTCGCAGACGCACGAAGACAGTTTGCGCGCCGAGCCCGCCCAGTTCATGCAGGCCACGATTGGTCGCGAACCGACGTTGGAAAACGGCGATGTTTTGCCGCCCCTGTGGCATTGGCTGTACTTTCTTGAAGCGAAACCAGCTGATGAGTTGGGCAGGGACGGCCATCCAAAAAAAGGGGGGTTTCTCCCTCCTGTCGCGCTGCCCCGTCGGATGTGGGCCGGTGGCAGGTTTGAATTTCTGGCACCCGTTCCGATTGGCGATCAGGTCAAAAAGCGGTCTACGATCAAGCATATTGCGGAAAAGAACGGGCGCAGCGGCTCATTATGTTTCGTGACCGTTCTGCATGAGGTTTTCCTGGGCGACGGTACGCTTGCTCTGACCGAAGAGCATGACATCGTGTACCGCGAAGATCCGCATCCTGACGCCCCAAAACCTATGCCAGCCCAAGCGCCTGACCAAGCTGAAGTGTCCGAGGTGATCTCGCCCACACAGGTTATGCTGTTCCGCTATTCGGCGCTGACCTTTAACGGGCACCGGGTTCACTATGACGTGGATTATGCCCGTTCGGTTGAAGGGTATGACGGTCTGGTCTTTCATGGGCCGCTCACGGCAACCTTGTTGGTCGACCTTGCCCAGCGCACCATGGGAAAAGCCCCGAAGACCTTTGAGTTTCGCGGGACTGCACCTCTGGCAGGGATGAATCCCTTCCATATCGAAGGTGTTCGCGAAAACAACACGATGCAGCTGTGGGCGCGCCGCCATGACGGGGCCAAAGCCATGCAAGCAACAGCCACTTTCTAA
- a CDS encoding CaiB/BaiF CoA-transferase family protein, which translates to MKPLKDILVVSIEQALAAPLCTARLAEAGARVIKIERAEGDFARGYDRAAKGTSSYFAWTNQGKESLALDFRTEEDATLLHRIVAQADVFVQNLAPGAMARAGFGSAELREMHPHLITVDITGYGESDAVKHLKAYDFLIQAESGLTGISGGVNEMGRIGVSICDIGAGMTSHAAVLEALMRREMTGEGAALAVSLFDVAADWMSVPLMHSEYGKGAPQRVGLRHPSMAPYGAFETSEGALTLIAIQNEREWQRFCQEVLRSNTAGSDSRFASNNDRVANRDALEDLISKVSRELTLQEFRARLAAANIAYGAVNSVEALGNHPALRRREVTTEGNETIAIPAAPIRWVDVEEVSPLSSSPAINQHGPALRAEFA; encoded by the coding sequence ATGAAGCCGTTGAAAGACATTCTCGTGGTCTCGATCGAACAGGCACTGGCGGCACCGCTGTGCACTGCGCGACTGGCCGAAGCCGGGGCACGTGTCATCAAGATCGAACGCGCAGAAGGGGATTTTGCGCGTGGCTATGATCGTGCGGCCAAAGGCACAAGTTCGTATTTTGCCTGGACCAACCAAGGCAAGGAATCGCTGGCGCTTGACTTCCGCACTGAAGAAGACGCGACCTTGCTGCATCGGATTGTCGCTCAGGCTGATGTTTTTGTTCAAAATCTTGCTCCGGGTGCCATGGCGCGCGCCGGGTTTGGTTCGGCAGAGTTGCGCGAAATGCATCCGCATCTCATTACCGTTGACATCACCGGCTATGGAGAAAGCGACGCGGTCAAGCATCTGAAGGCCTATGACTTTCTGATTCAGGCTGAATCTGGTCTCACTGGAATCAGCGGTGGTGTTAACGAAATGGGACGCATCGGCGTATCGATTTGTGATATTGGTGCAGGCATGACCTCCCACGCGGCCGTTTTGGAAGCCCTGATGCGTCGTGAAATGACGGGCGAAGGCGCTGCTTTGGCCGTCTCGTTGTTCGACGTGGCAGCAGACTGGATGAGTGTCCCGCTGATGCACAGCGAATACGGAAAAGGTGCACCGCAACGCGTGGGTTTGCGCCATCCAAGTATGGCCCCCTATGGTGCGTTCGAAACGAGCGAAGGCGCATTAACGTTAATCGCCATTCAAAATGAACGTGAGTGGCAGCGGTTTTGCCAAGAGGTCTTGCGCTCGAACACCGCAGGCTCAGACTCCAGATTTGCGTCCAACAATGACCGGGTTGCCAATCGCGACGCGCTGGAGGACCTGATTTCCAAGGTGTCGCGAGAGCTGACCTTGCAAGAGTTCCGGGCTCGGTTGGCCGCAGCGAACATCGCGTATGGCGCAGTCAACAGTGTTGAAGCGCTGGGCAACCACCCAGCCTTGCGGCGTCGCGAAGTGACAACTGAAGGAAATGAAACGATCGCGATACCCGCAGCGCCAATTCGTTGGGTGGATGTTGAAGAGGTCAGCCCGTTGTCGTCTTCTCCTGCAATCAACCAGCATGGCCCGGCGCTGCGCGCTGAATTCGCCTGA